A region of the Planktothrix tepida PCC 9214 genome:
ATCCTGAATGTTTTGTGCGCCACTCATATTCCCTAACTCCATCAGGGTAAGGCATCAGATAGCCTGACAACTCCGGTCTATTTATCAATTATGAAGTAATATTAAGCAAATTTTATTAAAAATTGTTGCAAGTTCTTGATTGGCTTGTTAGATTGTGCATAGAGGGTCTTTCCAATCAATGCTCGTATTGAGGAGACATTTGAGCCATGGGTGAAATCAATGTTGCTCTATTCACCAGGAATTAAGGAAAAAAGATAGCCTGGTCTGTTGTCTAATCATGACCCATTACTGATCTCTACACTCATGATCCAAAATTTTTAACCTTTCAAGATTGTTTCAACTCTGCATAGAGGAATATCGGTGTTTCTAACGGTTGTTAGGCGGGGATGGAAAGAAATTTTATCCTAAATCCCTGGCGAAATTGCACCGAATTCCTCCTCAACAGGAGGTTTTTGCGATGACTATTCAAGGAAAAACAGCCCTAATTACAGGGGCTTCTCGTGGAATTGGCCGAGCAATTGCCTTAGAATTTGCTCAACATCACGTCAAACGTCTGATTTTAGTGGCACGAGATCGTCAGCGATTAGCTGAATTAGCGACAGAATTAGAAGCGATGGGGGTGGAAGTCGTTACCTTAGCCTTAGACTTAACCCAACCCGTGAAAGTTAATATTGCCATTGCCCAAGCTTGGCGGTCTCACGGGCCAATTGAAATTTTAGTCAATTGTGCTGGAGTCGCCCACCAAAAGCCCTTTTTACAATCCAAACTCCTAGATGTTCAAGAAGAAATCTCCTTGAATTTAATCGGGTTGTATACCATTACTCATGCCATTGCCCGACGCATGGCCCACCGCCAATCGGGAACGATTGTGAATGTATCGAGTTTAATGGGAAAAATTGCGGCTCCCACGATGTCCACCTATTCGGCGACCAAATTCGCGATTTTGGGATTTACGGAAGCCTTACGTCGGGAATTAGCGACCTACAATATTCGCGTTATGGCCTTATTACCCACCTTAACGGATACGGATATGACACGAGATTTACAACTGTTTCGTTGGGTGGTTCCCATGACCCCCGAACAAGTTGCCAAGGTGTTAGTCGCGGGGTTGGATAAAGACACCTCAGAAATTTTAGTCGGGTGGCAAAGCCATTTAGCTGTCTGGTGCAACCGCTTTGCACCTTGGTTGATGGAAAAAATTCTTCTGTTGACATCCCCCGTCACCCAAAAAATCCAAAAATCCTATCCCATCCTCACAGAAGCGGACTGTTAAGGGAATAGGCACTCTTGCAATGGGCAATGGGCAATAGGCAATAGGCACTCTTGCAATGGGCAATAGCGATTTATTCTATTCCCATTGCTCCCTGTTGACTGATAACTGATGACTGATAACTGATAACTGATAACTGATGACTGATGACTGATTAAGGTAACATGATTGCAATAGGCTGTTAAGGAACTTTCTCAAATCCTGAAATTCCCCGCCTCAACCTTTGGAGATTAAAATTTTATGCCGAGATCACAACGGAACGATAACTTTATTGATAAAACCTTTACGGTTATGGCAGATATGATTCTCAAGATGCTGCCCACCAACCAAAAAGCTAAAGAAGCTTTTGCCTACTATCGAGATGGAATGTCAGCCCAGGCGGATGGGGAATATGCAGAAGCTTTAGAAAATTATTATGAAGCATTAACCTTAGAAGAAGATCCCTATGATCGGAGTTTTATTCTCTATAATATTGGGTTAATTCATGCCAGTAATGGCGAACATGAAGAAGCCTTAGAGTATTATCACCAATCCATTGAATTAAACCCCCGAATGCCTCAAGCTTTGAATAATATTGCGGTCATTTACCATTATCAAGGAGAAAAAGCCAAAGAAGCTGGAGATGAGGAGAAAGCGGAACAAGAATTTCGCAAAGCTGCGGAATATTGGATCAGAGCCATTCAGTTAGCACCCAATAACTATATTGAAGCTCAGAACTGGCTGAAAGTGACAGGTAGAAGCAAGATTGATGTTTATTTCTAAGGGTTT
Encoded here:
- a CDS encoding SDR family NAD(P)-dependent oxidoreductase, translated to MTIQGKTALITGASRGIGRAIALEFAQHHVKRLILVARDRQRLAELATELEAMGVEVVTLALDLTQPVKVNIAIAQAWRSHGPIEILVNCAGVAHQKPFLQSKLLDVQEEISLNLIGLYTITHAIARRMAHRQSGTIVNVSSLMGKIAAPTMSTYSATKFAILGFTEALRRELATYNIRVMALLPTLTDTDMTRDLQLFRWVVPMTPEQVAKVLVAGLDKDTSEILVGWQSHLAVWCNRFAPWLMEKILLLTSPVTQKIQKSYPILTEADC
- a CDS encoding photosystem I assembly protein Ycf3 — translated: MPRSQRNDNFIDKTFTVMADMILKMLPTNQKAKEAFAYYRDGMSAQADGEYAEALENYYEALTLEEDPYDRSFILYNIGLIHASNGEHEEALEYYHQSIELNPRMPQALNNIAVIYHYQGEKAKEAGDEEKAEQEFRKAAEYWIRAIQLAPNNYIEAQNWLKVTGRSKIDVYF